The Listeria welshimeri serovar 6b str. SLCC5334 genome has a window encoding:
- a CDS encoding MucBP domain-containing protein: MHKIMKTILALLLMTTVFLPFSSVQAAPTDVVNIPDPYLKEGLKNIVGNPFLDDLTEADMATINVADISYMSGSPGYPVKGLIKDLTGLDKAVNMTKLHFSNQSQIKNLDQIKNLPNLKKIVGVTTGLNNISALRDMPALEEVELGGDYITDFTPLLEKENLTSFSYNSYAWSNPAYHKINNDEFKKFANLKSLVDLNLTWNNITDLSPLTENDHITNLNLNYNQFNNVAPIATMKNLQVLYLNNNNLTSIDSLSTLRGLTIAYADNNKITDLSNLKDFFEGMLTQGDYQGLQINNQTITLPTLNIKQGATAVSTNPTLDINGQQMPVSNISNGGTVSADNKTVSFANLPLGNNTVTYKATFTATSSKGVPLSYSINVSQPINVSEQSDSTINVFYQDENGNELATTETLSGKPGEDYQTTEKTITNYQLKEIEGQPSGKFSDTDATVTYVYEKADGAPVTVKYTDDKGNELATPDTLNGKLDAPYQTTAKNIAGWTVKTTPSNANGVFTNTNQTVTYVYEKADAAPVTVKYTDDQGNELATPDTLNGKLDAPYQATAKNITGWTVKTTPSNATGVFTNTNQTVTYVYEKADAAPVTVKYTDDKGNELATPDTLNGKLDAPYQTTAKNIAGWAVKTTPSNVTGVFTNTNQIVTYVYEKADGAPVTVKYTDDKGNELATPDTLNGKLDAPYQTTAKNITGWTVKTTPSNATGVFTNTNQTVTYVYEKADAAPVTVKYTDDQGNELATPDTLNGKLDAPYQTTAKNITGWTVKTTPSNATGVFTNTNQTVTYVYEKADAAPVTVKYTDDKGNELATPDTLNGKLDAPYQATAKNLSGWKLKTMPSNAKGVFTSESQTVNFVYVKQTDDTKKDDPKSNNPKPNNPKPDKNKPAIKINENNPKAKQTTITKQAKLPKTGDNKQNNILFGVIGTCFVLLGAFALTKKTS, translated from the coding sequence ATGCACAAAATAATGAAAACAATTTTAGCTTTATTATTAATGACAACTGTATTTTTACCATTTAGTAGCGTACAAGCTGCTCCAACAGATGTAGTAAATATACCCGACCCTTATTTAAAGGAAGGATTAAAAAATATTGTAGGAAATCCTTTCTTAGATGACTTAACTGAAGCTGACATGGCGACCATAAATGTTGCAGACATCTCTTACATGTCCGGATCACCTGGATATCCAGTTAAAGGTCTAATTAAAGATTTAACAGGACTAGATAAAGCTGTTAATATGACTAAATTACATTTTTCCAACCAATCACAAATCAAAAATTTAGATCAAATCAAAAATTTGCCCAATTTAAAGAAAATTGTTGGTGTAACTACTGGATTAAATAATATTTCGGCTCTTAGAGACATGCCTGCATTAGAAGAAGTAGAACTAGGTGGAGACTATATTACTGATTTTACACCATTACTTGAAAAAGAAAATTTAACATCATTTTCTTACAATTCGTATGCATGGTCCAATCCCGCATACCATAAAATCAATAATGATGAATTCAAAAAATTTGCCAATCTAAAATCATTAGTAGATTTAAATTTGACTTGGAATAACATTACCGATTTATCTCCATTGACAGAAAATGATCATATTACCAACTTAAATTTAAACTATAATCAGTTCAATAATGTGGCTCCTATCGCTACTATGAAAAACCTGCAAGTACTTTATTTAAATAACAACAACTTAACTTCTATTGATTCACTGAGCACACTAAGAGGTTTAACAATTGCTTACGCGGATAATAATAAAATTACCGATTTAAGTAATTTGAAAGACTTCTTTGAGGGAATGCTTACACAAGGTGATTATCAAGGATTACAAATTAACAACCAAACCATCACTCTACCAACCCTTAATATTAAACAAGGAGCGACTGCTGTTTCAACCAATCCTACTTTAGATATTAATGGTCAACAAATGCCTGTTTCTAATATTTCTAATGGCGGAACAGTATCTGCTGATAACAAAACAGTTTCTTTTGCAAACTTACCATTAGGAAATAACACAGTCACTTACAAAGCAACATTTACAGCAACCTCTTCTAAAGGGGTGCCACTTAGCTACTCTATAAACGTATCACAACCAATTAATGTTTCTGAGCAATCAGATTCTACCATAAACGTGTTTTACCAAGATGAAAATGGTAATGAATTAGCAACAACCGAAACTCTTTCAGGTAAACCAGGTGAAGATTACCAAACGACAGAAAAAACAATTACCAACTATCAATTAAAAGAAATCGAAGGACAACCTTCTGGCAAATTTAGCGATACCGATGCAACTGTCACTTATGTATACGAAAAAGCGGACGGCGCTCCTGTTACTGTTAAATACACAGATGACAAAGGAAACGAGCTCGCTACTCCTGATACTTTAAACGGTAAGTTAGATGCTCCTTATCAAACTACTGCCAAAAACATCGCTGGCTGGACTGTCAAAACAACACCTAGTAACGCAAATGGCGTGTTCACGAATACTAACCAAACTGTCACGTATGTATACGAAAAAGCGGACGCCGCTCCGGTTACTGTTAAATACACAGATGACCAAGGCAATGAGCTCGCTACTCCCGACACTTTAAATGGTAAGTTAGATGCTCCTTATCAAGCCACTGCCAAAAACATCACTGGCTGGACTGTCAAAACTACACCTAGTAACGCAACTGGCGTGTTCACGAATACTAACCAAACTGTTACGTATGTATACGAAAAAGCGGACGCCGCTCCGGTTACTGTTAAATACACAGATGACAAAGGAAACGAGCTCGCTACTCCTGATACTTTAAACGGCAAGTTAGACGCTCCTTATCAAACTACTGCCAAAAACATTGCTGGCTGGGCTGTCAAAACTACACCTAGTAACGTAACTGGCGTATTCACAAATACCAACCAAATTGTTACGTATGTATACGAAAAAGCGGACGGCGCTCCGGTTACTGTTAAATACACAGATGACAAAGGAAACGAGCTCGCTACTCCTGATACTTTAAACGGCAAGTTAGACGCTCCTTATCAAACCACTGCCAAAAACATCACTGGCTGGACTGTCAAAACTACACCTAGTAACGCAACTGGCGTATTCACGAATACTAACCAAACTGTCACGTATGTATACGAAAAAGCGGACGCCGCTCCGGTTACTGTTAAATACACAGATGACCAAGGCAATGAGCTCGCTACTCCCGACACTTTAAACGGCAAGTTAGATGCCCCTTATCAAACTACTGCAAAAAACATCACTGGCTGGACTGTCAAAACTACACCTAGTAACGCAACTGGCGTGTTCACGAATACCAACCAAACTGTCACTTATGTATACGAAAAAGCGGACGCCGCTCCTGTTACTGTCAAATACACAGATGATAAAGGAAACGAGCTCGCTACTCCCGACACTTTAAACGGCAAGTTAGATGCTCCCTATCAAGCCACTGCCAAAAATCTAAGTGGTTGGAAGTTAAAAACTATGCCTTCAAATGCAAAAGGCGTATTTACTAGTGAGTCGCAAACTGTCAACTTTGTATATGTTAAACAAACAGATGATACTAAAAAAGATGATCCAAAATCGAACAACCCTAAACCAAACAATCCAAAACCAGATAAAAATAAACCAGCAATCAAAATCAACGAGAATAATCCTAAAGCAAAACAAACAACTATAACAAAACAAGCAAAATTACCAAAAACAGGTGATAATAAACAAAATAATATTTTGTTCGGAGTAATTGGTACATGTTTTGTTCTTTTAGGCGCATTCGCATTAACGAAAAAAACTAGCTAA
- a CDS encoding SDR family oxidoreductase produces MNVLVIGANGKIGRHLVEKLAMEKGFFVRAMVRKAEQVSELEKLGAKPIIADLTKDFNYAYDEIEAVIFTAGSGGHTPASDTIKIDQDGAIKAINIAKEKGVRRFIIVSSYGADNPENGPESLVHYLKAKQAADEELKRSGLDYTIVRPVGLSDEPATGKVADVSGKPTNSIPRADVANFISEALTEKSSFYKTYTIESGETPIKQFFD; encoded by the coding sequence ATGAATGTACTCGTAATTGGTGCAAATGGCAAAATCGGTCGTCATTTAGTCGAAAAACTTGCAATGGAAAAAGGCTTTTTTGTCCGAGCAATGGTTAGAAAAGCTGAACAAGTAAGCGAACTTGAAAAACTAGGTGCAAAACCAATTATTGCAGATTTAACCAAAGATTTTAATTACGCCTATGATGAAATCGAGGCAGTCATTTTCACAGCCGGTTCAGGCGGCCATACGCCTGCCAGTGATACGATTAAAATTGACCAAGATGGCGCCATCAAAGCCATTAATATTGCAAAAGAAAAAGGTGTCCGACGTTTCATCATTGTTAGTTCTTATGGAGCGGATAACCCAGAAAACGGTCCTGAATCTCTTGTCCATTATTTAAAAGCCAAACAAGCAGCTGATGAAGAATTAAAAAGAAGCGGACTTGATTACACTATTGTCCGCCCAGTAGGACTTTCAGATGAACCGGCCACAGGAAAAGTTGCTGATGTTTCTGGAAAACCAACAAATTCTATTCCACGTGCGGATGTTGCTAATTTTATTAGTGAAGCTTTAACAGAAAAATCTAGCTTCTATAAAACGTACACTATTGAAAGTGGCGAAACACCAATTAAACAATTTTTTGACTAA
- a CDS encoding divergent PAP2 family protein, translated as MSIFTNTPLIASIIAIVFAQVVKVPIHILVYRRFNVGLMFSTGGMPSSHSAAVTALMTTLAIEYGLDSPYFAIAVVFGIIVMFDATGVRRQAGEQAVVLNKLVTDFQDFVEHAKGLAAPEQEEKTKHLKELLGHKPMEVFFGALTGVAIGFILEIFM; from the coding sequence ATGTCGATATTTACGAATACACCATTAATTGCATCTATTATTGCGATTGTTTTTGCCCAAGTGGTAAAAGTGCCGATACATATATTAGTTTACCGGAGATTTAACGTTGGATTAATGTTTTCCACTGGTGGTATGCCTAGTTCTCACTCGGCTGCTGTTACTGCTTTAATGACAACACTCGCAATTGAATACGGACTGGATTCGCCTTATTTCGCGATTGCGGTTGTATTTGGTATTATCGTGATGTTTGATGCGACCGGTGTTAGAAGACAGGCCGGCGAACAAGCAGTAGTTTTAAACAAATTAGTAACTGATTTCCAAGACTTCGTTGAACATGCAAAAGGACTTGCAGCACCTGAACAAGAAGAAAAAACGAAGCATCTGAAGGAATTACTTGGTCATAAACCTATGGAAGTTTTCTTTGGAGCTTTGACAGGTGTCGCAATCGGGTTTATTTTAGAAATATTTATGTAA
- a CDS encoding YwqG family protein has translation MEELFDILPSEWAERFLETQKERIELSLKKEGKLSLLQSKAGGRGYLPKEQGYPTNEEGDPLSLLAQINFAEMPQMENYPEFGLLAFYVDVQDDLYGLNFENPTRQEGFRVFYFDDLGSESLTAEEQDMFFVDIDKTNIYPIVDGEYKITGQVSDQILLHDSIEFEQEFGYSFFDLSEHILGGDEEKAEKLYNLMSEESQLGGYPFFTQEDPRTYTENPHHDTLLFQLDSEYNEEDGVINILWGDSGVGNFFINKQDLINRDFSNILYNWDCS, from the coding sequence ATGGAAGAACTTTTTGATATACTTCCTAGCGAATGGGCAGAACGATTTTTAGAAACTCAAAAAGAAAGAATTGAATTAAGCCTTAAAAAAGAAGGGAAACTTTCTCTATTACAAAGTAAAGCTGGTGGTAGAGGATACTTACCAAAAGAACAAGGTTATCCTACGAATGAAGAAGGCGACCCACTTTCACTATTAGCACAAATTAATTTTGCAGAAATGCCACAGATGGAAAACTACCCAGAATTTGGTCTGCTTGCTTTTTATGTGGATGTTCAAGATGATTTATATGGACTTAATTTTGAGAATCCAACAAGACAAGAAGGCTTCCGTGTGTTTTACTTTGATGATTTAGGAAGTGAAAGTTTAACTGCAGAAGAACAAGATATGTTTTTTGTAGATATAGATAAAACTAATATTTATCCAATTGTTGATGGAGAATATAAAATCACTGGTCAAGTATCTGACCAAATTTTATTACATGATAGTATTGAATTTGAACAAGAATTTGGTTATAGTTTTTTTGATCTTTCCGAACATATTTTAGGTGGAGATGAAGAAAAAGCGGAAAAACTGTATAATCTTATGTCAGAAGAAAGTCAATTAGGTGGCTATCCGTTTTTCACACAAGAGGATCCGCGCACATATACAGAAAATCCGCATCATGATACTTTATTGTTTCAACTAGATAGCGAGTATAATGAAGAAGATGGTGTAATTAACATTTTGTGGGGAGACAGCGGTGTTGGAAATTTCTTTATCAATAAACAAGATTTGATCAACCGTGATTTTTCCAATATTTTGTATAACTGGGATTGTTCATAA
- a CDS encoding phosphatidylglycerophosphatase A, whose product MVEKQSALESKARSWLIERGVEIDDIAELVLFLQQKYHPGLELDICRQNVEHVLRKREVQNAVLTGIQLDVMAEKGELVQPLQNIISADEGLYGVDEILALSIVNVYGSIGFTNYGYIDKVKPGILAKLNEHDGVAVHTFLDDIVGAIAAAAASRLAHSYHDDIVN is encoded by the coding sequence ATGGTAGAAAAACAAAGTGCCTTAGAATCGAAAGCGCGCAGTTGGCTAATCGAACGTGGCGTCGAAATTGATGATATTGCTGAACTTGTCTTATTTTTACAGCAAAAATATCATCCTGGATTAGAATTAGATATTTGTCGACAAAATGTAGAGCATGTTCTTCGCAAGCGTGAAGTTCAGAATGCTGTTTTAACGGGTATACAGCTTGATGTAATGGCAGAAAAAGGAGAACTCGTCCAACCATTACAAAATATCATTAGCGCTGATGAAGGGCTTTATGGAGTCGATGAGATTCTTGCTCTATCCATCGTCAATGTCTATGGATCTATCGGTTTCACTAACTATGGTTATATTGATAAAGTAAAGCCTGGAATTCTTGCAAAGCTTAATGAACATGATGGTGTTGCAGTACACACTTTTCTTGATGACATTGTCGGCGCTATTGCGGCTGCAGCAGCAAGTCGTTTAGCTCATAGTTATCATGATGATATTGTCAATTAA
- the menI gene encoding 1,4-dihydroxy-2-naphthoyl-CoA hydrolase MenI, which produces MGLQETIGIEIISIEKGKAVVQLEVTEKVHQPFGYLHGGVSVVLAEHAASIGAAKSIEPDEIVFGLEINANHLASKQEGLITATAEAVHLGKSTQVWEIKITDETDKLICISRCTIAVKKKRK; this is translated from the coding sequence ATGGGACTTCAAGAAACCATTGGGATTGAAATCATTTCAATAGAAAAAGGAAAAGCAGTCGTTCAATTAGAGGTAACAGAAAAAGTGCACCAACCATTTGGCTACTTGCATGGCGGAGTTTCTGTAGTTTTAGCTGAACATGCAGCAAGTATAGGGGCGGCAAAATCAATTGAGCCTGATGAAATCGTATTTGGTTTAGAGATTAACGCCAATCATTTAGCATCAAAGCAAGAAGGACTAATAACAGCAACTGCAGAAGCTGTCCATCTTGGTAAAAGTACACAAGTATGGGAAATTAAAATAACTGATGAAACCGATAAATTAATTTGTATTAGTAGATGTACGATTGCCGTTAAAAAGAAGCGAAAATAA
- a CDS encoding YuzD family protein, whose amino-acid sequence MVNEAKLYVYGSTTICASCVGAPSSKETEEWLRAAIGRKFSGQPFVVEYVDIFNPPNEVALADMANKIVDEDYMYPVIVVDGEIIAEGNPRLKDIYQVMEDRGYLATM is encoded by the coding sequence ATGGTAAATGAAGCGAAATTATATGTTTATGGTTCAACGACAATTTGTGCGAGTTGTGTCGGAGCGCCATCCTCGAAGGAAACGGAGGAATGGCTTCGAGCGGCGATTGGGCGGAAGTTTTCTGGGCAGCCATTTGTAGTGGAATATGTGGATATTTTTAATCCGCCAAATGAAGTAGCTTTGGCAGATATGGCGAATAAAATTGTTGATGAAGATTACATGTATCCTGTGATTGTGGTTGATGGAGAAATTATCGCAGAAGGCAATCCTCGGTTGAAAGATATTTATCAAGTAATGGAAGATCGTGGTTATTTGGCAACGATGTAA
- a CDS encoding YuzB family protein, translated as MNPIVEFCVNNLASGADAAFAKLDADDSLDVIEYDCLTYCDLCATSLFALVDGEVVRGETADELVANIYTFLEENPF; from the coding sequence ATGAATCCAATTGTGGAATTTTGCGTTAATAATTTGGCCAGTGGAGCAGATGCGGCATTTGCGAAATTAGATGCGGATGATAGTTTAGATGTGATTGAATATGATTGCCTGACATATTGTGATTTATGCGCAACCAGTTTGTTTGCTTTAGTGGACGGGGAAGTGGTTCGCGGAGAAACAGCCGATGAATTAGTTGCGAATATATATACATTTTTGGAAGAAAATCCATTTTAA
- the mnhG gene encoding monovalent cation/H(+) antiporter subunit G yields MNVIIEIIISIMILIGGLLSILAAIGVIRLPDVYTRTHAAGISNTFGVSLLLFATVGYFFHSGEGFNARVLLAVLFIFLTTPVASHLINRAAYDTGVPLAIRIRDQLRSVKKNDIKKKKSLIIRQEQIEKARQEREELEERMEWERREEKIDEREDQEEQDREREEQTIEEQSDDSEHEIIEQDESETEADEDETEK; encoded by the coding sequence GTGAACGTGATAATTGAGATTATTATTTCTATCATGATTTTAATTGGTGGTTTGCTTAGTATTCTTGCTGCAATCGGCGTTATTAGACTACCAGATGTGTATACTAGAACTCATGCAGCTGGGATTAGTAATACATTTGGCGTTAGTTTACTTCTTTTTGCAACGGTTGGTTATTTTTTCCACTCAGGTGAAGGTTTTAATGCGCGAGTACTTCTGGCAGTATTGTTTATTTTCTTAACTACACCAGTGGCTTCCCATCTTATTAACCGGGCCGCTTATGATACAGGTGTTCCGCTAGCTATTCGAATTCGTGACCAATTGCGTTCCGTGAAAAAAAACGACATCAAGAAGAAGAAAAGTCTTATTATTCGTCAAGAACAAATTGAAAAAGCACGACAAGAACGAGAAGAATTGGAAGAACGAATGGAATGGGAACGACGAGAAGAAAAAATTGATGAGCGGGAGGATCAAGAGGAACAAGATCGTGAACGCGAGGAACAAACGATTGAAGAACAGTCAGATGATTCTGAGCATGAAATCATTGAGCAAGATGAAAGTGAAACAGAAGCAGACGAAGATGAAACAGAGAAATAA
- a CDS encoding NAD(P)/FAD-dependent oxidoreductase: MSKPKIVILGAGYGGLKTLRKLQQRNLEAEIVLVNKNDYHHETTWLHEAAAGTIEPEKLMYPLDKVVNTTKTTFIQDTVVKINKDEKTVTLGANGNISYDYLLIALGSEAETFGISGLKEYAFTITSVESVKKIRAHIEAQFAKWKTDPRDELLTIIVGGAGFTGIEFLGELTNRIPELVKEYDVPREKVRIYCMEAAPKVLPQFDAKLVDYGVGVLEDRGVEFHVGKPVKEATADGVKYAESENEVREIKAATIIWAAGVRGNSVIEASGFEAGRGRVKVNNNLTVPGNEEILIVGDCSLIINPANDRPFPPTAQIAMQQADVAAVNLAKLVKGETDLQDFVYHEKGTVCSLGDNDAIGVVFGKNLKGYPASVMKKVIDDRALLLIGGSGVLASKGKFKFYK; this comes from the coding sequence ATGAGTAAACCAAAAATTGTCATTCTCGGAGCAGGATACGGGGGACTAAAAACTTTACGCAAGTTACAACAAAGAAACTTGGAAGCCGAAATCGTTCTAGTGAATAAGAATGACTATCACCACGAAACGACTTGGTTACATGAAGCAGCAGCTGGAACAATTGAACCAGAAAAACTAATGTACCCGTTAGATAAAGTCGTAAACACTACAAAAACGACATTTATCCAAGATACTGTAGTAAAAATTAATAAAGATGAAAAAACAGTCACACTAGGTGCAAATGGCAATATCAGCTATGACTATTTATTAATTGCTCTTGGGTCAGAAGCAGAAACATTTGGAATCAGTGGTTTGAAAGAATATGCCTTTACCATTACAAGTGTAGAGTCCGTTAAAAAAATCCGTGCGCATATTGAAGCGCAATTTGCTAAGTGGAAAACAGATCCACGCGATGAATTATTAACAATTATCGTTGGTGGCGCTGGCTTTACTGGAATTGAGTTTCTTGGGGAATTAACTAATCGCATTCCAGAACTAGTGAAAGAATATGATGTACCACGCGAAAAAGTGCGTATTTATTGCATGGAAGCAGCTCCAAAAGTGCTACCACAATTTGATGCGAAACTCGTTGATTATGGCGTAGGTGTGCTAGAAGACCGCGGCGTGGAATTCCATGTCGGGAAACCAGTCAAAGAAGCTACTGCAGACGGTGTAAAATATGCTGAAAGCGAAAATGAAGTCCGTGAAATCAAAGCTGCAACAATTATTTGGGCTGCAGGGGTTCGTGGAAACAGCGTTATTGAAGCTTCTGGCTTTGAAGCTGGACGTGGCCGTGTGAAAGTAAACAACAATTTAACCGTTCCAGGCAATGAGGAAATTTTAATTGTTGGTGACTGCTCTCTAATCATTAATCCAGCAAACGATCGTCCATTCCCGCCAACTGCCCAAATCGCAATGCAACAAGCAGATGTGGCGGCAGTAAACTTAGCTAAATTAGTAAAAGGCGAAACAGATTTACAAGACTTTGTGTATCATGAAAAAGGAACAGTGTGCTCATTAGGTGATAACGATGCAATTGGTGTTGTTTTCGGCAAAAACTTAAAAGGCTACCCAGCTTCCGTTATGAAAAAAGTCATTGATGACCGCGCACTTTTACTTATTGGTGGTTCAGGCGTTCTTGCTAGTAAAGGTAAATTTAAATTTTATAAATAA
- a CDS encoding NAD(P)/FAD-dependent oxidoreductase — translation MDEKTKIYDITIIGGGPVGLFAAFYAGMRNASVKIIESLPQLGGQLSTLYPEKYIYDIPGYPAVRAQELVNNLIQQMKPFDPTIALEEAVISVEKQVDGTFEIITKKDTHYSKAIVITAGNGAFEPRRLDLPEAEQYEGKNIHYFINDLSRFSGRRVAVCGGGDSAVDWALMLEKVASSVSIVHRRNAFRAHEHSVNNLEKSSITIKTPFIPTEVLGNGDKLTHITLQEVKGDTSETLEIDDFIINYGFVSSLGPIKNWGLELERNSIIVNSKMETSIPGIYCAGDICTYDGKVKLIATGFGEAPTAVNNAMNFIDPKTRVQPMHSTSLFE, via the coding sequence TTGGATGAAAAAACAAAAATTTATGATATCACGATCATTGGTGGCGGACCGGTTGGGCTATTTGCTGCTTTTTATGCCGGAATGCGGAATGCGAGTGTGAAAATAATAGAAAGTTTGCCACAATTAGGTGGGCAACTTTCAACACTTTATCCTGAGAAGTATATTTATGATATTCCAGGCTATCCTGCTGTTCGCGCACAGGAACTTGTTAATAATTTGATTCAACAAATGAAACCATTTGATCCAACGATTGCGCTTGAAGAGGCTGTTATAAGTGTTGAAAAGCAAGTGGATGGTACATTTGAAATCATCACAAAAAAAGATACACATTATAGTAAAGCGATTGTCATCACTGCAGGAAATGGCGCATTTGAACCGAGGCGCTTAGATCTTCCAGAAGCAGAACAATATGAAGGAAAGAATATTCATTATTTCATCAATGATTTGAGTCGCTTTTCTGGTCGTCGCGTTGCCGTTTGTGGTGGCGGAGACTCTGCTGTAGACTGGGCATTAATGCTTGAAAAAGTAGCAAGTTCTGTATCAATCGTGCATCGTCGTAATGCTTTTCGTGCACATGAACACAGCGTAAACAATTTAGAAAAATCATCTATTACGATTAAAACACCTTTTATTCCAACCGAAGTTCTCGGTAATGGCGATAAATTAACACATATTACTTTGCAAGAAGTAAAAGGTGACACTTCAGAAACACTTGAGATTGACGATTTTATCATTAATTATGGTTTTGTTTCTTCCCTTGGTCCGATTAAAAATTGGGGCTTAGAATTAGAGCGTAACTCCATTATCGTGAATTCAAAAATGGAAACGAGTATTCCAGGAATCTACTGCGCAGGTGATATTTGCACTTATGATGGCAAAGTTAAACTGATTGCCACAGGGTTTGGTGAAGCTCCAACTGCTGTCAATAATGCAATGAATTTTATCGACCCAAAAACTCGCGTGCAACCAATGCACTCCACATCTTTATTTGAATAA
- a CDS encoding NifU family protein: MEEISYIEVDKALKKFRPFLVRDGGDYELIEVTPDGIVKIKLLGACETCPSSDMTLKMGIELTLAEKIIGFKEVVQVF, translated from the coding sequence ATGGAAGAAATTAGTTACATTGAAGTTGATAAAGCTTTAAAAAAGTTCCGTCCATTTTTAGTTCGTGATGGCGGGGACTATGAGCTTATAGAAGTAACTCCAGATGGTATTGTAAAAATTAAATTACTTGGCGCATGCGAAACTTGCCCCAGTTCTGATATGACTTTAAAGATGGGTATTGAGTTAACTTTAGCTGAAAAAATTATCGGATTCAAAGAAGTTGTACAAGTTTTTTAA
- a CDS encoding Na(+)/H(+) antiporter subunit F1, whose amino-acid sequence MIIQIALSIGLLLYSISTFLYLYRILKGPTTSDKVVALDSIGMNLVAIVALLSMFYDTHAFLDVILLIALLAFIGTVSFAKFIEKGKVIDRERDN is encoded by the coding sequence ATGATTATTCAAATAGCTTTATCCATTGGTTTACTCCTTTATTCAATTTCAACTTTCTTGTATCTTTACCGTATTTTAAAAGGACCAACTACTTCTGACAAAGTGGTGGCGCTCGATTCTATCGGAATGAATTTAGTGGCAATTGTTGCTCTACTTTCGATGTTTTATGACACACATGCCTTTCTGGATGTTATTTTACTTATTGCGCTTCTTGCCTTTATTGGAACGGTTTCCTTTGCCAAATTTATTGAGAAAGGAAAGGTGATTGACCGTGAACGTGATAATTGA